A genomic region of Saccopteryx bilineata isolate mSacBil1 chromosome 1, mSacBil1_pri_phased_curated, whole genome shotgun sequence contains the following coding sequences:
- the NUDT18 gene encoding 8-oxo-dGDP phosphatase NUDT18, producing MASEGLEEELAAVLAGQGLCVQRCDSVPAGELPAPVRLRRNVCYVVLAVCLNEQDEVLLIQEAKKECHGSWYLPAGKMEPGETIVEALQREVKEEAGLHCEPVTLLSVEERGPSWIRFVFLAQPTGGVLKTSKEADAESLQAAWYPRSSLPAPLRAHDILHVVELAAQYRLQARHPLILPQELPCSLVCQRLVATFTSGQTVWVLVGTVGMPHLPITACGFTPIGQRGGIKMAVLRLLQECLTLHHLAVETKGLLGLQHLGKDHTDGICLNVLVTVAFRNPGIQNEPPKVRGENFFWWKVMEEDLQRQLLQRLQESSVVPVNR from the exons ATGGCCTCGGAAggcctggaggaggagctggCGGCGGTGCTGGCGGGTCAGGGGCTGTGCGTGCAGAGGTGTGACTCGGTGCCGGCCGGGGAGCTGCCGGCACCCGTGCGGCTGCGGAGGAACGTCTGCTACGTGGTGCTGGCCGTGTGTCTCAACGAGCAG gATGAGGTGCTACTGATCCAGGAGGCCAAGAAAGAATGCCATGGGTCGTGGTACCTGCCCGCGGGGAAAATGGAGCCTGGGGAGACCATTGTGGAGGCGCTACAGCgggaggtgaaggaggaggcTGGGCTGCACTGTGAGCCTGTGACATTGCTGTCGGTGGAGGAGCGGGGCCCCTCCTGGATCCGCTTCGTGTTCCTTGCTCAGCCCACAG GTGGAGTTCTCAAGACCTCCAAGGAGGCAGATGCGGAGTCCCTGCAAGCTGCCTGGTACCCACGAAGCTCGCTGCCCGCTCCGCTGCGAGCCCATGACATTCTGCACGTGGTGGAGCTGGCTGCCCAGTACCGCCTTCAGGCCAGGCACCCTCTCATTCTGCCCCAAGAGCTCCCCTGCAGTCTGGTGTGTCAGCGTCTTGTCGCTACCTTTACCAGTGGCCAGACAGTGTGGGTGTTGGTGGGCACAGTGGGGATGCCTCACCTGCCCATCACTGCCTGTGGCTTTACCCCGATAGGGCAGAGGGGTGGTATCAAGATGGCTGTTTTGCGGCTGCTCCAGGAGTGTTTGACTCTGCACCACTTGGCAGTGGAGACCAAGGGGTTGCTTGGACTACAGCACCTGGGCAAAGACCATACCGATGGCATCTGCCTGAATGTGCTGGTGACAGTAGCTTTTCGGAACCCAGGTATCCAAAATGAGCCCCCAAAGGTTCGGGGTGAGAACTTCTTTTGGTGGAAAGTGATGGAGGAAGACCTACAACGCCAGCTCTTACAGAGGCTTCAGGAATCATCTGTTGTCCCAGTCAACAGATAG